One Ornithinicoccus hortensis genomic window, GGACCTGGGGGCGTAGGTCACGCCGGCGCGATCCAGCGCCACGGTGGCGGGGGTGCCGCCGGCGCGTTCGTGCTTCTTGGAGCGGGCCACGGGGCCAGCGTAGTGAGCCGGACCGGCCTAGGACAGTTGGGCCAGGGAGGCGTCGCGGGAGGACTTCGCCGCGGCGGTCGCCGCGTCGTGGGCCGCCTCGGCGTCCGCGGCGCTGTGCTGGCGCCACCAGTCCTGGCCGGACTGCGGCAGGGTGTAGATCGGGTCGTAGTAGACGTACTCGGCGCTGGTGACGTCGACGTCCTCGCCCTCGATGCTGGTGCGGTAGTTCTTGCGCCAGTAGGAGATGCCGCGCTCCACGTCGTACTTGTCGACCTGGTGCACCCACCGCTTGCCCACGAACGGGACGTCGCAGACGATCCGCGGGGTGGCGAAGCCGGGCAGGTAGCCCATGATCGAGTGCTGCAGGTGCTGGGCCTCCGACAGGGAGAGCCGCCAGTGCTCGGCGAACGGGATCATGTCGCACATGTAGAAGTAGTAGGGCGTGATGCTCGCCCCGTCGGCTAGCGCGAAGCACAGGTCGAGCAGGTCGGCGCTGGTGGAGTTGACGCCGCGCATCAGCACGCCCTGGTTGCGCACGTCGCGGATGCCGGCGTCCAACATGGCCCGAGAGGCCTGCGCCACCAGCGGGGTGACCGACTGCGCGTTGTTGACGTGCGTGTGGATCGCCAGGCCGACGCCGCGCGAGCGGGCCGTGGCCGACACGCGGGCCACGCCCTCCACCGTGTCCGGTGCCAGCCAGTGCTGGGGCAGGCCCATCAGCGCCTTGGTGGCGAGCCGGATGTCGCGGATGTTCTCGACCTCGAGCAGCTTGTCGAGGAAGGCCTCGAGGTTCTTCCACGGCATGTTGGCCACGTCCCCGCCGGAGACCACGACGTCCCGGACGGTGGGCGTGCGCCGCAGGTAGTCCAGCATCGCCTCGTGCCGGTCCATCGGCTTGCCGGCGAGCTTGAGCTTGGTGACGGTCGGCGTGGAGTTGCCGACCAGGTCCATCCGGGTGCAGTGCCCGCAGTACTGCGGGCAGGTGGGGAGCAGCTCGGCCAGCACCTTGGTCGGGTAGCGGTGGGTCAGCCCCTCGGCGACCCACATGTCGTGCTCGTGCAGGGAGTCCCGCGCGGCGTAGGGGTGCGAGGGCCAGTCGGTGCGCCGGTCGGAGAAGACGGGGAGCATGTAGCGGCGGACCGGGTCGGCCAGGAAGGCAGCGGTGAACTCCTCACCGGCAGCCGGCATCCGCCCGTCGGCCCAGGTCATCTCGCTGACCATGGTGTTGACCATCTGCGGCGGCACCAACATCGACATGGTCGCCCGCTCGAGCTGGTCCCGCTCGAGGTCGGCGTAGAAGTCCTCGGTGAGCAGGTCGCCCATCAGCTCGCGCAGCTGCTTGATGTTCTTCACGCAGTGGGCCCGCTGCCACTGCACGTCGGCCCACTCCTCGGCGGTCACCTCGCGCCATCCCGGGAACCGGGTCCAGTCCGGCTCGACCAGTGGCTGCTGCTGATACTGGTAGGGCTGCTCCATTGCACTCATACCGATAATGCTACGGACATTCTCCGGCGAAAGCACGTAGGCACCGTAAATCCTCCGGTCCAGCGCGTCATTGACAGGACGTATGCCGGAGGTTGGCTCCGCGAGGGGACGCGCAGGGGCCCGGTCGCACCGTCCCTGCGGCGCGCAGACCCCGGTCAGGCAGACTGTCCCGGTGACCTCCCCGACACCGTCCCCGACGCCCACCCCCGGAGCCCGCCTGCTGCGCGGAGGGCGGGTGGTGTCCCCAGGCCACCCCGGCGCCACGGCGCTGCTGACCCGGGGGACCGAGGTGGTGTGGGTCGGGACCGACGCCGAGGCGGCCGGGCACGAGGACTCCGTCGAGGAGGTCGTCGAGCTCGAGGGTGCCCTGGTGACCCCGGCCTTCGCCGACTCCCACGTCCACCTGACGATGACGGGCCAGGGCCTGGACGGCATCGACCTGTCCGGCACCCGGTCGCTCAGCGAGGCCCTGCGGCTCATCGAGACCGCGGCCCGGCACACCAGGGGCCGACCGGTCTACGCCCACTCATGGGACGAGACGAACTGGGTCGAGCGGCGCCCGGCGACCGCCGCGGAACTGGACCGTGCGGCATACGGGG contains:
- a CDS encoding KamA family radical SAM protein; translation: MSAMEQPYQYQQQPLVEPDWTRFPGWREVTAEEWADVQWQRAHCVKNIKQLRELMGDLLTEDFYADLERDQLERATMSMLVPPQMVNTMVSEMTWADGRMPAAGEEFTAAFLADPVRRYMLPVFSDRRTDWPSHPYAARDSLHEHDMWVAEGLTHRYPTKVLAELLPTCPQYCGHCTRMDLVGNSTPTVTKLKLAGKPMDRHEAMLDYLRRTPTVRDVVVSGGDVANMPWKNLEAFLDKLLEVENIRDIRLATKALMGLPQHWLAPDTVEGVARVSATARSRGVGLAIHTHVNNAQSVTPLVAQASRAMLDAGIRDVRNQGVLMRGVNSTSADLLDLCFALADGASITPYYFYMCDMIPFAEHWRLSLSEAQHLQHSIMGYLPGFATPRIVCDVPFVGKRWVHQVDKYDVERGISYWRKNYRTSIEGEDVDVTSAEYVYYDPIYTLPQSGQDWWRQHSAADAEAAHDAATAAAKSSRDASLAQLS